One Hyphomicrobiales bacterium genomic region harbors:
- a CDS encoding very short patch repair endonuclease produces the protein MDRISRERRSANMRRIKSTGMKPEMLVRRLVHGMGYRYRLHKHRLPGRPDMVFGPRKKVIFVHGCFWHSHGDPSCPIAHKPRSNLEYWLPKLKRTKKRDRENVETLEANGWSVLEIWECELKEPDELKARLRSFLD, from the coding sequence TTGGACAGGATAAGCCGGGAACGGCGCAGCGCGAACATGCGCCGGATCAAGAGCACAGGTATGAAGCCTGAGATGCTGGTACGGCGGCTCGTGCATGGAATGGGCTACCGCTACCGTTTACATAAACACCGGCTGCCTGGGCGGCCGGACATGGTGTTCGGGCCACGGAAAAAAGTGATCTTTGTGCATGGCTGTTTCTGGCACAGCCACGGTGATCCATCGTGCCCGATTGCCCACAAGCCACGCTCAAATCTGGAGTACTGGCTGCCGAAGCTCAAACGTACGAAGAAGCGTGACCGGGAGAACGTGGAGACACTAGAAGCCAACGGCTGGTCCGTTCTGGAAATTTGGGAATGTGAGTTGAAAGAGCCGGATGAATTGAAAGCCCGGCTACGCTCTTTCCTTGACTGA